In the genome of Nonlabens sp. MB-3u-79, one region contains:
- a CDS encoding GH3 auxin-responsive promoter family protein: MANALLNSVVSWFLKKRLHDMELFMKHPQELQDNILQDLIYYARHTEVGRKHGFDSIKSYREFADRVPVSGYTEMEASIERSRKGEGNIFWPSDIKWFAMSSGTTNSRSKYIPVSQQSLEDCHYAAAKDLLCMYLNNNPDSKIFKGKGLRLGGSKQLDRKSGTAAGDLSSILIDNMPFWADYSSTPGNEVALMADWETKMPAIVQETIKEDVTSLAGVPSWMMVLLNNVLETTGKDHVLEVWPQMEVFFHGGVSFDPYVDQYKKLLPADHIKYYETYNASEGFFAIQDTNDSKELLLMLDYGIFYEFIPMKTYDTPEEKIIPLSEVELGQNYAIIITTNAGLWRYKIGDTVRFTSKSPYRIKVSGRTKHHINVFGEELIIENAEEALKKTIAEIPCFIKDYTVAPIFMEGKEKGAHEWMIEFGRQPDDISTFAKALDHHLQRVNSDYEAKRYNNITLTAPKINVANPDVFYNWLKQKDKLGGQHKIPRLSNSREYMDELLIIHRKGRLLK; encoded by the coding sequence ATGGCAAACGCATTACTCAATTCTGTCGTCTCGTGGTTTCTCAAGAAGCGCCTTCACGATATGGAGCTTTTTATGAAGCATCCACAGGAGTTGCAGGATAATATTTTACAAGACCTTATTTATTACGCAAGGCATACAGAGGTAGGTAGGAAACACGGTTTTGACTCCATAAAATCTTATAGAGAATTTGCAGACAGAGTTCCAGTTTCTGGATATACTGAAATGGAAGCCTCCATAGAAAGGTCTAGAAAGGGCGAGGGAAATATTTTCTGGCCTAGCGATATCAAGTGGTTTGCTATGAGTAGCGGGACGACTAATTCCCGCAGTAAATACATACCAGTAAGCCAGCAGTCACTAGAAGACTGCCACTATGCAGCCGCAAAGGATTTGTTGTGTATGTACTTAAATAACAATCCAGATTCTAAGATTTTTAAAGGAAAAGGATTGCGACTAGGAGGGAGTAAACAACTGGATAGAAAGTCTGGAACTGCCGCTGGAGATTTGAGTAGTATTTTGATAGATAACATGCCTTTTTGGGCAGATTACAGCTCTACTCCAGGAAATGAAGTAGCCTTAATGGCCGACTGGGAAACTAAAATGCCTGCGATTGTTCAAGAAACGATTAAAGAAGATGTGACCAGTCTTGCAGGCGTTCCTTCTTGGATGATGGTGCTTCTTAATAATGTACTGGAAACTACGGGCAAGGATCATGTTTTAGAAGTATGGCCGCAAATGGAAGTGTTCTTTCATGGAGGTGTTAGTTTTGACCCGTATGTAGACCAGTATAAAAAATTACTACCAGCAGATCATATCAAATATTACGAAACCTATAATGCGAGTGAAGGTTTCTTTGCTATTCAAGACACAAATGATAGTAAGGAATTGTTGCTCATGTTGGATTATGGAATTTTCTACGAGTTTATTCCTATGAAAACCTATGATACGCCAGAGGAGAAGATCATACCTCTTAGCGAGGTAGAATTAGGGCAGAATTATGCTATTATTATTACTACTAACGCTGGTTTGTGGCGCTATAAGATAGGGGATACGGTACGTTTTACGAGTAAAAGTCCTTACCGCATTAAAGTAAGTGGTCGTACCAAGCACCACATCAACGTATTTGGTGAGGAGTTGATCATAGAAAATGCGGAGGAAGCACTTAAGAAGACCATAGCAGAGATTCCTTGCTTTATAAAAGATTACACTGTCGCGCCTATATTTATGGAAGGTAAAGAAAAAGGAGCTCATGAATGGATGATTGAATTTGGGAGGCAACCTGACGATATTTCTACTTTCGCAAAAGCTTTAGACCATCATCTTCAAAGAGTAAATAGTGATTACGAGGCAAAACGCTATAACAATATCACACTAACAGCGCCAAAAATAAACGTAGCAAATCCAGATGTGTTTTACAACTGGCTCAAGCAAAAAGATAAACTGGGCGGCCAGCATAAAATCCCGAGACTGAGTAACTCTAGAGAATACATGGATGAGTTGCTTATTATTCATCGCAAAGGCAGACTGTTAAAATAA
- the kbl gene encoding glycine C-acetyltransferase, whose amino-acid sequence MYGSIKEHLQKELAEIKDAGLYKRERIITSPQDAVITLEDGSEVLNFCSNNYLGLSSHPEVIKAAKDTLDSHGFGMSSVRFICGTQDIHKELEQKLADFYGCEDTILYAACFDANGGIFEPLLTKEDAIISDSLNHASIIDGVRLCKAGRYRYATGDMADLEKQLQQATEDGARYKLIVTDGVFSMDGLLAPLDKICDLADKYDALVMVDECHAAGFLGDTGRGTLEAKGVLGRIDIITGTLGKALGGAMGGYTCANKEVIEILRQRSRPYLFSNSLAPSIVGASIKALELIDESTELIDKVQSNTAFFKKGLQDLGFDIIDGESAIVPVMLYDAKLSQQMADLLLEEGIYVIGFFYPVVPKEKARIRVQLSAAHSQEHLEKAIAAFEKIGKKLGVI is encoded by the coding sequence ATGTACGGATCAATTAAAGAACACCTACAAAAAGAACTAGCAGAAATTAAAGATGCTGGATTATATAAAAGAGAACGCATCATTACTTCACCGCAAGATGCGGTCATCACTTTAGAGGATGGTTCTGAAGTTCTCAATTTTTGTTCTAATAATTATTTAGGACTTTCTTCTCATCCAGAAGTGATAAAAGCAGCAAAGGATACCTTGGATTCTCATGGTTTCGGAATGAGTTCTGTTCGTTTTATTTGTGGAACTCAAGACATCCATAAAGAACTAGAGCAAAAACTAGCCGATTTTTATGGTTGTGAAGACACGATTCTTTATGCAGCTTGTTTTGATGCTAATGGCGGTATTTTTGAGCCATTATTAACTAAAGAAGACGCCATCATTTCAGATTCTTTAAATCACGCATCTATTATTGATGGTGTGCGTTTGTGTAAAGCTGGCCGTTACCGCTATGCAACAGGGGACATGGCAGATCTTGAAAAACAATTACAGCAAGCCACTGAAGATGGAGCGCGCTATAAACTTATTGTCACTGATGGTGTTTTCTCTATGGACGGACTGCTAGCACCTTTGGATAAAATATGCGACCTGGCAGATAAGTATGATGCCCTTGTCATGGTAGATGAATGTCACGCGGCAGGCTTTTTAGGGGATACGGGGCGCGGCACTTTAGAAGCAAAAGGTGTTTTAGGAAGGATAGATATTATTACAGGTACTTTAGGGAAAGCACTTGGTGGTGCCATGGGTGGCTATACCTGTGCCAATAAAGAGGTGATTGAAATATTAAGACAGCGTTCTAGACCTTACCTTTTTAGTAATTCGCTTGCACCTTCTATAGTAGGTGCTTCCATAAAAGCATTAGAGCTTATTGATGAGAGCACAGAGCTTATCGATAAAGTGCAGTCTAACACTGCCTTTTTCAAAAAGGGATTGCAAGACTTAGGCTTTGATATTATCGACGGTGAAAGTGCTATTGTTCCAGTAATGTTATACGATGCAAAACTCTCTCAACAAATGGCAGACTTACTCTTAGAAGAGGGTATCTATGTGATAGGATTCTTTTATCCAGTCGTGCCTAAAGAAAAAGCAAGAATAAGAGTACAATTAAGCGCAGCGCATTCACAAGAACATTTGGAAAAAGCAATCGCTGCTTTTGAAAAGATCGGAAAAAAACTAGGCGTTATCTAA
- a CDS encoding PfkB family carbohydrate kinase — MSKLVVVGTVAFDAIETPFGKTDKILGGAATFIGLSASHFDTEVGLVSVVGGDFPQEYLDMLKNRGMNIDGIEVVKEGKTFFWSGKYHNDMNTRDTLVTELNVLADFNPVVPEAFKDAEVVMLGNLHPAVQLGVIEQTPAAKLIVLDTMNFWMDSALEMLHQVIAKVDVITINDEEARQLSGEYSLVAAARKIHAMGPKYVVIKKGEHGALLFHGDHIFFAPALPLEEVFDPTGAGDTFAGGFAGFLAASGDYSFENMKRAIVYGSNFASFAVEKFGTERMQTITSEEINIRLEQFKALTKFEINN; from the coding sequence ATGAGCAAATTAGTTGTGGTAGGAACAGTAGCATTTGATGCAATTGAAACTCCTTTTGGTAAAACAGATAAGATTTTAGGTGGAGCAGCAACCTTTATAGGGCTTAGTGCTTCTCACTTCGATACAGAAGTAGGCTTGGTAAGTGTTGTAGGAGGTGATTTTCCACAAGAATATCTAGATATGCTTAAAAACCGCGGGATGAACATCGACGGTATTGAAGTGGTAAAAGAGGGAAAAACATTTTTCTGGTCTGGAAAATACCACAATGACATGAATACTCGTGATACGTTGGTAACAGAGCTTAATGTATTAGCAGATTTTAATCCAGTAGTGCCAGAAGCTTTTAAAGATGCTGAGGTAGTCATGTTAGGAAACTTGCATCCAGCAGTACAGTTAGGGGTTATAGAGCAAACTCCCGCAGCAAAGTTAATCGTACTGGATACTATGAATTTCTGGATGGATAGTGCATTAGAGATGTTGCATCAAGTAATTGCCAAGGTAGATGTGATAACAATTAATGATGAAGAAGCAAGACAGCTTTCTGGAGAATATTCTTTAGTTGCTGCAGCGCGTAAGATCCATGCCATGGGCCCTAAATATGTAGTGATCAAAAAAGGAGAGCACGGTGCTTTATTGTTCCATGGGGATCATATATTCTTTGCTCCAGCATTACCATTAGAAGAAGTCTTTGACCCTACAGGAGCAGGAGATACATTTGCCGGAGGTTTTGCAGGATTCCTTGCAGCAAGCGGTGACTATAGTTTTGAAAACATGAAACGAGCAATTGTTTACGGTTCTAATTTTGCTTCCTTTGCGGTAGAAAAATTTGGAACAGAGCGTATGCAAACGATTACCAGTGAAGAAATAAACATACGTTTAGAGCAATTTAAAGCCCTAACAAAATTTGAAATAAACAATTAG
- a CDS encoding UvrD-helicase domain-containing protein, with protein MSQSPTTFYSASAGSGKTYTLAQDYLTLLFKNPYANGYRRILAVTFTNKAVGEMKERILDYLYKFTFDELDEGVLGIVNHIKNETGLDNEQFKNKARAIFNQLLHDYSAFDIVTIDSFNHRILRTFAKDIDLPDNFEVELDSKRLISKAIHNLIARAGKDKKLTQQLVDFSLSKIEEGKSWDIEYDLQDIAKLIQNENHYPFLKQLKGKKVEDFLGLRESLYKKIKFAKSELEEKGKSLFQEFTENGLTSNDFFYKASRVYKFITESAQGNYSIAPDTGYVKDMATATLENKAASASAKDFIESKRADLVNLSEFYTENCGAIMFYKNIASSLTPLSLLNELLHEIDKIKVAEQIVPIYEFNALLAEQIKDEPAPFIYERLGERYRHYFIDEFQDTSRMQWENLAPLIENELQQQRENEERGSLMLVGDAKQSIYRFRGGDADQFLRLLATPDLFMLPKKDETLEFNWRSYDEVIKFNNEFFDYYGDHLHSEVYQTLYKKYLQQQTRAKEGGFIQIDFIDKDFEAPYDTDDFNNAYPYQVYQQIKKAHKNGFALGEICVLVRANKEGHEIAKYLVSQEMRVVSGDSLLVYASHKVQLLVSLMRMVQAPEQQKPRFEFLMAYTRVFEIEDIHSFVTTHLHQSLLELGKGLMAFEKDDLGAAFAKTALFQATEQVAESLGLFKKQDTRLQSFLEFLFEYSTGYEVSLSDFLEHWELKKEKLSVPAAADADAVQIMTIHKSKGLEFPVVIVPHCDKKLDDARNPTGWVSVKEEEYEGFDQVYINLKKENEFYPGTAPEIYANNLGKVQMDQINTLYVAFTRAREQLYISAESANPKTNNYSSLLKEFIEKKGIELETHNGYESAQIGDVNRKSVAIETEESQMLEEYQVCLDSERLSISTRKGLLWSSGASEAIQKGNVLHEYLSLMKDSSNLDKVRKKINRDFSLSKEEQKEMKKMIEAVISHPDLVPYYTKGIHVLNEQPILLPSGTRLIPDRVVFLNDEAVIIDYKTGAVLEKHRSQLNKYEDLLVSMHIKVSEKVLIYTDSLEIVKWNG; from the coding sequence ATGTCTCAATCACCTACTACTTTTTATAGCGCTAGTGCTGGATCTGGTAAGACCTATACTCTCGCGCAAGATTACCTTACACTGCTTTTTAAAAACCCTTATGCTAATGGATACAGGCGTATTCTAGCGGTTACCTTTACTAATAAGGCGGTAGGTGAGATGAAAGAACGTATTCTTGATTACTTGTATAAATTCACTTTTGACGAGTTAGATGAGGGGGTTTTAGGAATAGTAAATCATATTAAAAACGAAACTGGCTTGGACAACGAGCAGTTCAAGAATAAAGCCCGAGCTATTTTTAATCAGCTGTTACACGATTATTCGGCCTTTGATATTGTAACTATTGACTCTTTCAACCATCGTATTTTAAGAACTTTTGCAAAAGATATTGATTTACCAGATAATTTTGAGGTAGAACTGGATAGCAAACGCCTGATTTCAAAAGCCATTCATAACCTTATTGCGAGAGCAGGAAAAGATAAAAAACTCACACAGCAATTAGTAGACTTTTCTTTATCAAAGATAGAAGAAGGTAAAAGCTGGGATATAGAATACGATCTTCAAGATATTGCTAAGCTTATTCAAAATGAAAACCATTATCCTTTTCTCAAGCAATTAAAAGGGAAAAAGGTGGAAGACTTCTTAGGCTTGCGTGAAAGTTTGTATAAGAAAATTAAATTTGCAAAAAGCGAGCTAGAAGAAAAAGGCAAAAGCCTTTTTCAAGAATTTACGGAGAACGGTCTAACTTCTAATGATTTCTTTTATAAAGCTAGTCGTGTTTATAAATTCATTACAGAAAGTGCGCAAGGAAATTATTCCATTGCGCCAGATACAGGTTATGTAAAAGACATGGCAACGGCAACTTTAGAAAATAAAGCTGCAAGTGCATCAGCAAAAGATTTTATTGAAAGTAAACGTGCAGACTTGGTAAATTTATCAGAGTTCTATACGGAGAATTGTGGTGCGATCATGTTTTATAAAAACATAGCCAGCAGCCTCACGCCTTTATCGCTGCTCAATGAATTGCTTCATGAAATAGATAAGATTAAAGTTGCAGAGCAAATAGTGCCTATTTATGAATTCAACGCTTTATTAGCAGAACAAATAAAAGACGAACCAGCTCCTTTTATATATGAACGACTTGGTGAGCGGTACCGGCATTATTTTATAGACGAATTTCAGGATACCAGCCGCATGCAATGGGAAAACCTCGCGCCACTTATAGAAAATGAACTTCAGCAGCAACGAGAGAATGAAGAACGAGGCAGTTTGATGCTGGTGGGTGATGCAAAGCAGTCCATCTATAGATTTCGTGGTGGAGATGCAGACCAGTTTCTGAGATTACTTGCCACTCCAGATCTGTTTATGTTGCCTAAAAAAGATGAAACACTCGAATTCAACTGGCGTAGTTATGATGAGGTTATTAAATTTAACAACGAGTTTTTTGATTATTATGGGGACCACCTTCATAGTGAGGTGTATCAGACATTGTATAAGAAATACCTACAGCAACAAACAAGAGCAAAAGAGGGCGGTTTTATACAAATAGACTTTATTGATAAGGATTTTGAAGCTCCTTATGACACAGACGATTTTAATAATGCGTACCCCTATCAGGTATATCAACAAATTAAAAAGGCGCACAAAAATGGTTTTGCATTAGGCGAGATTTGTGTTCTTGTGCGAGCAAATAAAGAAGGTCATGAGATCGCAAAATATCTAGTGTCTCAAGAAATGCGGGTAGTTTCTGGAGATAGTTTGCTGGTATATGCGTCGCATAAAGTGCAGTTGTTAGTCTCTTTAATGAGGATGGTGCAGGCGCCAGAGCAACAAAAGCCTCGTTTTGAATTTTTGATGGCCTATACCAGAGTTTTTGAGATCGAGGATATTCATTCTTTTGTTACTACGCACCTCCATCAGAGTTTATTGGAATTAGGCAAAGGTCTTATGGCTTTTGAAAAGGATGATTTAGGTGCCGCTTTCGCGAAAACGGCATTATTTCAAGCCACTGAACAAGTAGCAGAATCTCTAGGGTTATTTAAAAAGCAAGACACTAGATTACAGTCCTTTCTAGAATTTCTATTTGAGTATTCTACCGGCTATGAAGTATCGCTCTCTGACTTTTTAGAACATTGGGAATTGAAAAAGGAAAAATTGAGCGTACCAGCTGCAGCTGATGCTGACGCTGTGCAAATCATGACCATTCATAAGTCTAAAGGACTGGAATTCCCAGTGGTCATAGTACCTCATTGCGATAAAAAACTAGATGACGCTAGAAATCCAACCGGCTGGGTTTCTGTAAAGGAAGAAGAATATGAAGGTTTTGATCAAGTGTATATCAATTTAAAAAAAGAAAACGAATTTTATCCAGGTACTGCTCCAGAGATCTATGCAAACAACCTCGGCAAAGTTCAAATGGATCAAATCAATACGTTATACGTCGCTTTTACTAGAGCGAGAGAGCAATTATACATCAGTGCCGAAAGTGCCAATCCCAAAACGAATAACTACTCGTCACTTTTAAAAGAGTTTATAGAGAAAAAAGGAATTGAATTAGAGACTCATAATGGTTATGAGTCGGCACAAATAGGAGATGTGAATCGCAAATCTGTAGCTATAGAAACAGAAGAAAGCCAGATGCTGGAGGAGTACCAAGTATGTTTAGATTCTGAAAGATTGAGTATTTCTACGAGAAAAGGTTTGCTGTGGTCAAGTGGCGCAAGTGAGGCCATTCAAAAAGGTAATGTGTTGCATGAGTATCTTTCCTTGATGAAGGATTCTTCCAACCTTGATAAGGTGCGTAAAAAGATAAATAGAGATTTTTCCCTGTCTAAAGAAGAACAAAAAGAGATGAAAAAGATGATTGAGGCAGTCATCAGTCATCCAGATCTCGTTCCTTATTATACAAAAGGAATCCATGTGCTCAACGAGCAACCTATTTTGCTCCCATCGGGAACAAGGCTTATACCAGATCGAGTAGTGTTTCTAAATGATGAAGCGGTTATCATAGATTATAAAACTGGCGCTGTTTTAGAAAAGCACCGATCACAACTTAATAAATATGAGGATTTATTGGTGTCTATGCATATAAAGGTATCAGAGAAAGTACTGATTTACACAGATAGCTTAGAAATCGTTAAATGGAATGGTTAA
- a CDS encoding superoxide dismutase translates to MAFELPQLNYAKDALEPHIDAKTMEIHHGKHHQGYTTKLNDAVKGTSLEGKTIDNILLNLDMNNTAVRNNGGGFYNHSLFWEVMSPNGGGQPTGELADAITTSFGSFDAFKDTFSNAAKGQFGSGWAWLCVHEGGKLDVCGTPNQDNPLMPEVGCGGTPVLGLDVWEHAYYLNYQNRRPDYVEAFFNVINWEEVSKRYAEGK, encoded by the coding sequence ATGGCTTTTGAACTACCCCAATTAAATTACGCTAAAGACGCACTAGAACCTCATATCGATGCAAAAACTATGGAGATACACCACGGAAAGCATCACCAAGGGTATACTACTAAATTGAACGACGCTGTAAAAGGAACAAGTCTCGAAGGAAAAACTATTGACAACATTCTTTTAAATCTAGACATGAACAATACTGCCGTAAGAAATAACGGTGGTGGTTTTTACAACCACAGTTTGTTCTGGGAAGTAATGAGCCCTAATGGTGGTGGTCAACCAACTGGCGAACTAGCTGACGCGATTACTACTTCATTTGGTTCTTTTGACGCTTTTAAAGACACTTTTAGCAACGCTGCAAAAGGACAATTCGGTTCTGGATGGGCATGGCTTTGTGTACATGAAGGTGGAAAACTAGATGTATGTGGAACTCCTAACCAAGACAACCCACTTATGCCAGAAGTAGGATGTGGAGGAACTCCTGTTCTAGGACTTGATGTATGGGAACACGCTTATTACTTGAACTATCAAAACAGACGTCCAGATTATGTGGAAGCATTTTTTAATGTGATCAACTGGGAAGAAGTTTCTAAAAGATATGCTGAAGGGAAGTAA
- a CDS encoding amidophosphoribosyltransferase — translation MSDHLKHECGIALIRLLKPLEYYKEKYGTAFYGINKMYLMMEKQHNRGQDGAGFASIKLDVKPGQRYISRVRSNAAQPIQDIFAQINDRINTELTENPEIKDDVAAQKANIPYVGELLMGHVRYGTFGKNSIESVHPFLRQNNWMHRNLIMAGNFNMTNVFKLFNKLVELGQHPKDMADTVTVMEKVGHFQDRQVSKLYKKFKSQGLSKIEASPKIAEEIDVAKILRKSAKDWDGGYAMGGLMGHGDAFLLRDPAGIRPAYYYQDDEVVVVASERPVIQTAFNAPFEEVKELDPGKAIIIKKDGTVTLDQITEPLERKACSFERIYFSRGSDAEIYQERKMLGKLLFPEIMKSIDDDIDNTVFSYIPNTAETSFYGMVEEGHAVLNKQKKDFIIAGEGNLTEEQVEATLSRKLRTEKIAIKDAKLRTFITEDSSRDDLVAHVYDVTYGVVKPEDNLVIIDDSIVRGTTLKKSILKMMDRLNPKKIVVVSSAPQIRYPDCYGIDMARLEGLVAFRGALALHKDRGTYDVVEEIYKKCKLQTEMKDVDVVNHVKELYEPFTDQEVSDKIGELLSEEGIKAEVKIIYQTVDNLHKACPKNLGDWYFTGNYPTDGGNRVVNRAYINFFEGNEERAY, via the coding sequence ATGAGCGACCATTTAAAACACGAGTGCGGTATTGCACTTATCCGTCTTCTTAAACCATTAGAATACTATAAGGAGAAATACGGAACAGCTTTCTACGGTATCAATAAAATGTACTTAATGATGGAAAAACAGCACAACCGTGGTCAGGATGGTGCTGGATTTGCGAGTATTAAACTGGATGTAAAACCTGGCCAACGTTATATTTCTAGAGTGCGCAGCAATGCCGCACAGCCTATTCAAGATATTTTTGCACAGATCAATGATCGCATCAATACAGAGCTGACTGAAAATCCTGAAATAAAAGACGACGTAGCAGCACAAAAAGCAAATATTCCTTATGTAGGAGAATTGTTGATGGGCCATGTGCGTTACGGTACCTTTGGTAAAAACAGCATAGAATCAGTACATCCATTCTTAAGACAGAACAACTGGATGCATCGCAACCTGATTATGGCAGGGAATTTTAATATGACCAACGTATTTAAGCTTTTTAATAAGCTCGTGGAATTAGGCCAACACCCTAAAGACATGGCAGATACGGTTACTGTAATGGAAAAAGTAGGTCATTTCCAAGACAGACAAGTCAGTAAATTATACAAAAAGTTTAAGTCTCAAGGTCTTTCTAAAATAGAAGCCAGTCCTAAAATTGCAGAAGAAATAGACGTTGCAAAAATACTGCGTAAGAGTGCTAAAGACTGGGATGGCGGTTATGCTATGGGAGGTTTAATGGGCCATGGAGATGCTTTTTTATTGCGTGATCCTGCAGGAATACGACCAGCTTATTATTATCAAGATGATGAAGTAGTTGTAGTGGCAAGTGAGCGACCAGTGATACAAACGGCCTTTAATGCGCCGTTTGAAGAAGTAAAAGAATTGGATCCCGGTAAAGCCATTATTATTAAGAAAGATGGAACAGTTACTTTAGACCAAATCACAGAACCTTTAGAACGCAAAGCTTGTTCTTTTGAACGTATTTACTTTTCACGTGGTAGTGATGCAGAGATTTATCAGGAACGTAAGATGTTAGGAAAACTATTGTTTCCTGAGATTATGAAGAGTATTGATGACGATATTGACAATACGGTGTTTTCTTATATTCCCAACACAGCCGAAACATCATTCTACGGTATGGTAGAAGAAGGTCATGCCGTTCTCAACAAGCAGAAAAAAGATTTTATAATTGCAGGAGAAGGAAATCTGACGGAAGAGCAAGTGGAAGCCACGCTTTCGCGAAAGCTAAGAACAGAAAAAATAGCAATTAAAGATGCTAAACTTCGCACGTTTATAACAGAAGACTCTTCTCGCGATGACCTTGTGGCTCACGTGTATGATGTGACTTATGGTGTGGTAAAGCCAGAAGATAATCTGGTGATAATCGACGACTCTATAGTAAGAGGTACTACCTTGAAGAAGTCCATTCTTAAAATGATGGACCGATTGAATCCTAAGAAAATAGTAGTGGTTTCAAGTGCGCCGCAAATAAGATATCCAGACTGTTACGGTATAGATATGGCACGATTAGAAGGATTAGTAGCTTTTAGAGGAGCACTAGCTTTACATAAAGATCGTGGCACATACGATGTGGTAGAAGAAATCTATAAGAAGTGCAAACTACAGACAGAGATGAAAGATGTAGATGTGGTAAATCACGTAAAAGAGCTGTACGAGCCTTTTACAGATCAAGAAGTTTCTGACAAGATAGGGGAGCTGCTTTCTGAGGAAGGTATAAAAGCTGAGGTAAAAATCATTTATCAAACGGTAGATAATTTACATAAAGCTTGTCCTAAGAATTTAGGCGACTGGTATTTTACAGGAAATTATCCTACAGACGGTGGTAATAGAGTGGTCAACCGAGCTTATATCAATTTCTTTGAAGGAAATGAAGAGCGAGCTTATTAG
- a CDS encoding OmpA family protein: MKNIFKLLVAGALLLSASMSYAQDESNRWSFAIGINAIDLYPVGEKDQGLGDYFDQPFNVDHYNIMPFPSRFELGYYVGDGIVATGAFSLNQIDRVGDTKIKQLAYLSLDGGLRYNLNELWNGSSAFSPYLGAGGSYQWLDEDGFGTFNGTFGFDFGIVENLSANIQTSYKHAFEDAFPKHWQHTVGVKFTWGSVDTDGDGVVDNKDLCPTVPGLEQFMGCPDTDNDGIEDAKDDCPNVYGPAETNGCPDTDGDTVLDKDDNCPETAGLVALMGCPDADADGVADADDKCPNEAGPVSRQGCPVKDRDNDGVEDAMDKCPDVAGIAELEGCPRPVAPPMEVQAQLNEYAKTILFDTGKTSIQKQSEQTLADITAILNKYPEAKFSIDGHTDSTGSAKLNERLSDDRALSVKGYLVKNGIDELRLTSKGYGETKPVASNATSAGRAQNRRVEINLVK; encoded by the coding sequence ATGAAAAATATATTTAAATTACTAGTTGCTGGAGCACTATTGCTTTCTGCCAGCATGAGTTACGCACAAGATGAAAGCAACCGCTGGAGTTTTGCAATAGGGATTAACGCAATTGATCTTTACCCAGTAGGAGAGAAAGATCAAGGATTAGGAGACTATTTTGATCAACCTTTTAATGTAGATCATTACAATATTATGCCTTTCCCAAGTCGTTTTGAACTAGGATACTACGTAGGTGACGGAATAGTTGCTACTGGTGCTTTTTCATTAAATCAAATCGATAGAGTTGGTGATACTAAAATAAAGCAGTTGGCTTATCTATCACTTGATGGTGGTTTGAGATACAATCTTAATGAATTGTGGAATGGTTCTTCTGCATTCAGTCCTTACTTAGGAGCTGGTGGTTCTTACCAGTGGTTAGACGAAGACGGATTCGGGACATTTAATGGTACTTTTGGTTTTGACTTTGGTATCGTTGAAAACCTATCAGCTAACATACAAACTTCTTACAAGCACGCATTTGAAGATGCTTTTCCAAAGCACTGGCAGCACACAGTAGGTGTTAAATTTACTTGGGGATCTGTAGATACTGATGGTGATGGAGTTGTAGATAACAAAGATTTATGTCCAACAGTTCCTGGATTAGAGCAGTTCATGGGATGTCCTGATACTGATAATGATGGTATAGAAGATGCTAAAGATGACTGTCCTAATGTTTATGGTCCTGCTGAAACTAACGGATGTCCTGATACAGACGGAGATACCGTATTAGACAAAGATGATAACTGTCCTGAAACAGCTGGTCTTGTAGCTCTTATGGGTTGTCCTGATGCTGATGCTGATGGCGTTGCTGATGCTGATGATAAATGTCCTAACGAAGCTGGTCCAGTTTCAAGACAAGGTTGTCCAGTAAAAGATAGAGATAATGACGGTGTTGAAGACGCTATGGATAAATGTCCAGACGTTGCAGGTATCGCAGAATTAGAAGGTTGTCCAAGACCAGTTGCTCCTCCAATGGAAGTACAAGCTCAATTAAATGAGTATGCTAAGACCATCTTATTTGATACAGGTAAAACTTCTATTCAAAAGCAGTCTGAACAAACACTTGCAGACATTACCGCTATTTTGAACAAATACCCAGAAGCTAAATTTTCCATTGATGGTCACACTGACAGTACAGGTAGTGCAAAATTAAATGAGCGACTTTCTGACGATCGCGCACTTTCTGTAAAAGGATACTTAGTGAAAAATGGAATTGATGAATTACGTTTAACTTCAAAAGGTTATGGTGAAACTAAGCCAGTAGCATCTAATGCAACTAGTGCTGGAAGAGCTCAAAACAGACGTGTAGAAATTAACTTAGTAAAATAA